One window from the genome of Anaerococcus sp. Marseille-Q7828 encodes:
- the addA gene encoding helicase-exonuclease AddAB subunit AddA, with product MADIKYTDSQLMAIKERDKNIIVSAAAGSGKTRVLVDRVIDLVVNDKVDIDKMVIVTFTNKASVEMKDRIRLALEEILEKNPANKFIKNQVKLIKHAHIQTMHSFASDMLREYFYYFDNLSPSFKVVSESTNVLLKEAAIDEVFDEEYQRESDDFHRFIHNFSTSRNDRNAKNVILQTYEKSTSQIDPIGWLEAKTEKPFDFNIFIEIVDKKLSDIEKSILETKQIAENAGLREDYANLFASDLDIIRNLNIASFKDWDLFIDKISKVKFPTMVRARKDEKDIQPILKKNRDAYKNDIKTISSLVLNTNSSIVEEFSKKEVDILKELARLCKSFMEKYESKKLEKSYLDFNDMEAYFIKLLENDEALSAIKDRFSYIFFDEYQDSNEIQNYIIEKLKADDNLFFVGDVKQSIYGFRRARPDLFLDKLDQYEKSSDKSMRINLNENFRTDADILNFDNFIFERLMTKESSGIDYRNGGHRLNPTQNFDKPRPKTEIHIIDKGIDEANHIAEVIKDLLDQGYEYKDIAILLRSGAKSYIYENAFKDAEIPFFNDISKVSFGAVEVTFFKNILHLIANPKDDLALLSVLQSEIYEFSEDDLAQIRLNTDATSFAKAFDDYDIKGDILNKIIDFKTEMTTYNYRLSLMNLYEFGNFIFENSGYYNYLMASDRANDRIANVEAFIDLMSEYEENNDDGLFGFLDYAENLRLYQTDNLNAVRDLSENENLVRIMTIHKSKGLEFPVVILADTAKRFNINHLRENIAFDDDLGIGINVADYENKVKLSSIKRDLINEKTTIENKKEEMRVLYVALTRPINKLIIVGEKDIDKLDKNIGRKDFLNMTSYIDWIISIISTDKIASDINNGNYESNALEGLAKLDLIREEREYKKFQIHGIKDILDDHKVNEKLYQKMLDIYQVPYKNLADTKESIKKSVTEITKNFNPEEDGYELPSYDRFREYGEFRKPNFITEVRDLKPTDIGTIIHKVFQALEYKDYDIESLENTFDKLIKERKIRSEELKVVDKEKILSYYEHPTIKNLYQTAKNLRKEESFLMKYEDYYVNGQIDLIFEFEDYATLLDFKTDAIKRSGFYDDQLRVYKKAIEEALNIEVKESLIYWYNMGELEKII from the coding sequence ATGGCTGATATCAAATATACTGATAGCCAACTTATGGCTATAAAAGAGCGTGACAAAAATATAATAGTATCAGCTGCAGCAGGATCTGGAAAGACCAGGGTTCTAGTCGACAGGGTGATAGATTTGGTGGTAAATGATAAGGTTGACATAGACAAAATGGTTATTGTAACCTTTACCAACAAGGCTTCAGTTGAGATGAAAGATAGGATAAGACTTGCCTTAGAAGAAATTCTTGAAAAGAATCCAGCAAACAAGTTTATAAAAAACCAAGTCAAACTTATCAAACATGCCCATATCCAAACCATGCACTCCTTTGCTTCAGATATGCTTAGGGAATATTTTTATTATTTTGATAATCTTTCCCCAAGTTTTAAAGTGGTGAGTGAGTCGACTAATGTTTTACTAAAAGAAGCTGCTATTGACGAAGTTTTTGACGAAGAATACCAAAGGGAAAGTGATGATTTTCATAGGTTCATCCACAACTTTTCGACTTCCAGAAACGACAGAAATGCAAAAAATGTCATCCTTCAAACTTACGAAAAATCAACCTCTCAAATCGATCCTATAGGATGGCTCGAGGCAAAGACTGAAAAACCATTTGATTTTAATATTTTCATAGAAATCGTAGATAAGAAATTATCTGACATAGAAAAATCAATATTAGAGACCAAGCAAATAGCAGAAAATGCTGGTCTTCGAGAAGACTATGCTAATCTTTTTGCAAGTGACTTGGATATAATTAGAAATCTTAACATTGCATCTTTTAAGGATTGGGATCTTTTTATTGATAAGATATCAAAAGTAAAGTTTCCAACCATGGTTCGTGCTAGAAAAGATGAGAAAGACATACAGCCTATTTTGAAAAAAAATAGAGATGCCTACAAAAATGACATCAAGACCATTTCATCCTTGGTCTTAAACACAAATTCTTCAATAGTAGAGGAATTTTCCAAAAAAGAAGTAGATATTCTAAAAGAACTAGCAAGATTATGTAAATCTTTTATGGAAAAGTATGAGTCAAAAAAGCTAGAAAAATCTTATCTAGATTTTAATGATATGGAAGCTTATTTCATAAAATTACTTGAAAATGATGAGGCGCTTTCTGCCATAAAGGATAGATTTTCATATATATTTTTTGACGAGTATCAAGACTCTAACGAAATCCAAAATTATATAATTGAAAAATTGAAGGCAGATGACAATTTGTTTTTTGTAGGCGATGTCAAGCAGTCAATCTATGGTTTCCGTAGGGCAAGGCCAGATTTATTCTTAGATAAACTTGACCAATATGAGAAATCTTCAGACAAATCTATGAGGATAAATCTTAACGAAAACTTTAGGACAGATGCAGATATACTAAATTTTGACAACTTTATTTTTGAAAGGCTTATGACAAAAGAATCGTCTGGCATAGATTACAGAAACGGTGGCCACAGGCTAAACCCAACACAAAACTTTGATAAGCCTAGGCCGAAAACTGAAATCCATATTATAGATAAGGGGATAGATGAGGCTAACCATATAGCTGAAGTAATCAAAGATTTGCTAGATCAGGGCTATGAATACAAGGATATAGCAATTCTCCTAAGGTCAGGAGCTAAGTCCTACATCTACGAAAATGCCTTTAAGGATGCAGAAATCCCGTTTTTTAACGATATTTCCAAAGTTTCCTTTGGAGCGGTTGAAGTTACATTTTTTAAAAACATCTTACATCTTATTGCTAATCCAAAGGACGACCTTGCACTTTTGTCTGTCCTCCAAAGTGAGATATATGAATTCAGCGAAGATGATTTGGCTCAAATTAGATTAAATACAGATGCAACAAGTTTTGCCAAGGCCTTTGACGATTATGATATAAAGGGAGATATTTTAAATAAAATCATAGATTTCAAGACGGAAATGACCACCTATAATTATAGACTTTCTCTCATGAACTTATACGAATTTGGCAACTTTATTTTTGAAAATTCTGGCTACTATAATTATTTAATGGCAAGCGATAGGGCAAATGATAGGATCGCCAATGTAGAAGCTTTCATAGACTTGATGAGTGAATACGAAGAAAATAATGACGATGGTCTATTTGGCTTCCTAGATTATGCAGAAAACTTAAGACTCTATCAAACTGATAACCTAAATGCGGTAAGAGACTTATCAGAAAATGAAAATTTGGTGAGGATAATGACCATTCACAAGTCCAAGGGCCTGGAATTTCCTGTAGTAATCCTTGCTGACACAGCAAAACGCTTCAATATCAACCACCTTCGCGAAAATATTGCCTTTGATGATGACCTTGGCATAGGTATAAATGTGGCAGATTATGAAAACAAGGTCAAACTTTCATCGATAAAAAGAGATCTTATAAACGAAAAAACCACCATTGAAAATAAAAAAGAAGAGATGAGAGTTCTCTACGTTGCTCTTACCAGACCTATTAATAAATTAATTATTGTGGGCGAGAAAGATATAGATAAGCTTGATAAAAATATTGGTAGAAAAGATTTTCTAAATATGACCTCATATATTGACTGGATAATTTCAATAATCTCTACAGACAAAATTGCATCAGATATAAATAATGGAAATTATGAAAGCAATGCCCTTGAGGGACTGGCAAAGCTTGATTTAATAAGAGAAGAAAGAGAATATAAAAAATTTCAGATACATGGCATAAAAGATATTTTGGATGATCATAAAGTAAATGAGAAACTCTATCAAAAAATGCTAGATATCTACCAAGTTCCTTACAAAAATCTAGCAGATACTAAAGAATCTATCAAAAAATCTGTAACAGAAATTACCAAAAACTTCAATCCAGAAGAAGATGGTTACGAATTACCGTCCTATGATCGTTTTAGGGAATATGGTGAATTTAGAAAGCCTAACTTTATTACAGAAGTCAGAGACTTAAAACCGACTGACATAGGAACTATCATTCACAAAGTTTTCCAAGCTTTGGAATATAAGGACTATGACATAGAAAGTTTGGAAAATACTTTTGATAAGCTTATAAAAGAAAGGAAAATCAGATCTGAAGAATTAAAAGTAGTTGATAAGGAGAAAATACTTAGTTATTACGAGCATCCAACTATAAAAAATCTCTATCAAACGGCTAAAAATCTAAGAAAAGAAGAATCTTTTTTGATGAAATATGAAGACTATTATGTCAATGGACAGATAGATTTGATATTTGAATTTGAAGATTATGCCACTCTTTTGGACTTTAAAACAGATGCTATCAAAAGAAGCGGATTTTATGATGATCAGCTTAGAGTTTACAAAAAAGCTATTGAAGAGGCTTTAAATATAGAGGTTAAGGAGTCATTAATTTATTGGTATAATATGGGGGAATTAGAAAAAATTATCTAA
- the fabG gene encoding 3-oxoacyl-ACP reductase FabG: MKTVLITGSSRGIGAAIARRLNDNYNIIINYKNSKDKAFELLYELRETNTNVIAIKADVSNEDDVNMMFDVGEKNFGHVDILINNAGISHFSLIQDIEFETWKDVINTNLNSVFLNSKRAIPNMIKNQYGVIINMSSIWGDFGASMEALYSTSKGGINTFTKALAKELAPSGIRVNAIAPGMVETDMMRNDFTDDEIEELKKEVSSNRFARPEEIAGLVKYLISDEASYITGDIIHINGGFY; the protein is encoded by the coding sequence ATGAAAACAGTATTAATAACAGGGTCTTCTAGGGGGATTGGTGCTGCAATTGCTAGAAGACTTAACGATAATTACAATATAATAATAAACTATAAAAACAGCAAGGATAAAGCTTTTGAGCTTTTGTACGAACTTAGAGAAACAAATACAAATGTGATTGCAATAAAGGCTGACGTATCAAATGAAGATGATGTCAATATGATGTTTGATGTAGGTGAAAAAAACTTTGGTCACGTTGATATACTGATTAATAATGCAGGTATCTCCCACTTTTCTCTGATTCAGGACATAGAGTTTGAGACATGGAAGGATGTAATAAATACAAACTTGAACTCAGTTTTCTTAAATAGCAAAAGAGCCATACCAAATATGATAAAAAACCAATACGGAGTAATCATTAATATGAGCTCTATATGGGGAGATTTTGGGGCGAGCATGGAGGCTCTATACTCCACCTCAAAGGGAGGAATCAATACATTCACAAAAGCTTTGGCAAAAGAACTAGCGCCATCAGGCATCAGAGTAAATGCCATAGCCCCAGGTATGGTAGAAACAGATATGATGAGAAATGACTTCACAGATGATGAGATTGAAGAATTAAAAAAAGAAGTCTCATCAAACAGATTTGCTAGGCCCGAAGAAATTGCAGGCTTGGTAAAGTATCTGATATCAGATGAGGCTTCCTATATAACTGGCGATATTATTCATATTAATGGAGGGTTTTACTAA
- a CDS encoding PD-(D/E)XK nuclease family protein translates to MINLIISKSPSANSQYIYRKIEEDIKNGEKSFLIVPEQYTLQTDINLMKNISFSTVMDIKVLSFSSFSRFILDRVGGLGQESLSKSGKIMILTNILRDLNDDLVLFKNNYLNADFVEDIESLISTIKDNNFNQEFFKAIDTGLSDEVLKLKFKELKLIYDAYQKEIDGKFIDSEDRLCQVGEKLSDAEFLRGANFYFDKFDYVSDIKMDFIRGLLKLACKVNINLTLDMAYIKNPIAKDMEIYDMAIKFYHRINEMSSTKEIILDAPINKNEDINHLCINYEKYNRKAYGKEAQNIHVLESTSTHSEVENIALIIQKLIHEEDLRYKDISLYISDQSEYENEIKKIFNRYDIPIFLNRTNKLSDNHIVKTYLSILRLLAFGFNEHDLNFFLRSNIYDFGENAEEKVIVFQNYIKNRNIKGSMFWDDRFFEMDREFYDKFYKDDPRKEEKLASKSLEFEMVNQIRDELISLLEPLFKISKKKAKTSILVDEIYKMMSHPNFIAGINNYQTILKEENDLDNYEENAQVWDKLMAILEELYSLMGHRDNDIRGIYNIIKSVAEDIEIGIIPPSKDHVTISSFKSPRIADTRINFALGLNDTFFPSKSTGDFIMGKEEKEKLQAINLDLKIYEEDLEEKEKLNLYKIFEKSDKIYLSFALSDRSGAGINKSPVLNGILNIFPKLRINDLTSLKEADLIYSKDLSQKYTMDNLWKIRRGENINGLDFTKTYKSYIKNYGSYDLLLKGLFHTNYKPSLHLDTAQKLYRKNHFNITEIETYSRCPYRYFVNFGLRPAYEENYDVDARELGSLVHNSLEDISKILMDADLTSIDFDEFEYQLRENFETSIDNIMDKARKADPRNVFIVNNILKNTKANSKEIINQLKAGEFKVSDVEVDFGYGKDGDFPPVYVDEENYLRGRIDRIDQADDFIRIIDYKTGNKVFKLINVLNGLDLQLLVYMMSADIKNDYIKPIGSFYMPLSDELVKLDQAYDKEVLSKIYQDKFKMNGLLIKINEEVFKLIDKNYSDIKSIDVIDRKNTDILEKDEKILLDKFVRKLISKYIKEIKIGNIKLNPIRYTDTMNECQYCDYKGICKFDESIDSDKYRDFDKTKKLEDLRSEEED, encoded by the coding sequence ATGATAAATCTAATCATATCAAAATCACCAAGTGCAAATTCCCAATATATCTATAGAAAAATTGAAGAAGATATAAAAAATGGTGAGAAAAGTTTTCTGATAGTTCCAGAACAATACACACTACAAACTGATATAAATTTGATGAAAAATATAAGTTTTTCAACTGTCATGGATATAAAAGTCCTATCTTTTTCATCCTTTTCCAGATTTATATTAGATAGAGTTGGGGGCCTTGGCCAAGAGTCTTTGTCAAAATCGGGCAAGATTATGATCTTAACTAACATCCTAAGAGATTTAAATGATGACCTTGTTTTGTTTAAAAACAACTATCTCAATGCAGATTTCGTGGAAGACATAGAAAGTTTGATCAGTACTATAAAGGACAATAATTTTAACCAGGAATTTTTTAAGGCAATTGATACTGGCCTTTCTGATGAAGTCTTAAAATTAAAGTTTAAAGAGCTAAAGCTAATTTATGACGCTTATCAAAAGGAGATCGATGGCAAATTTATAGATAGCGAAGATAGGTTATGCCAAGTTGGTGAAAAACTTAGCGATGCTGAATTTTTAAGGGGAGCAAATTTCTACTTTGACAAATTTGACTATGTTTCGGATATAAAAATGGACTTTATAAGGGGTCTCTTAAAACTAGCTTGCAAGGTAAATATTAATCTTACACTAGATATGGCCTATATAAAAAATCCTATAGCAAAGGATATGGAAATTTATGACATGGCCATCAAATTTTATCATAGGATAAATGAAATGAGTTCAACAAAAGAAATTATCCTAGATGCACCAATCAATAAAAACGAAGACATCAACCATCTTTGCATAAATTATGAGAAGTATAATAGAAAAGCTTATGGGAAAGAAGCGCAAAACATCCATGTTTTGGAATCTACTTCAACCCACAGCGAAGTGGAAAATATTGCCCTTATAATCCAAAAGCTGATTCATGAAGAAGACTTAAGATATAAGGATATATCACTTTATATAAGCGATCAGAGTGAATACGAAAATGAGATTAAGAAGATTTTTAACCGCTATGATATTCCTATATTCTTAAATAGGACCAACAAGCTCTCTGATAACCATATAGTGAAAACATATCTATCAATCCTTCGCTTGCTTGCCTTTGGATTTAATGAACACGATTTAAATTTTTTCTTAAGGTCAAATATATATGATTTTGGCGAAAATGCAGAAGAAAAAGTGATTGTTTTTCAAAACTATATCAAGAATAGAAATATAAAAGGCTCAATGTTTTGGGATGATAGATTTTTTGAAATGGATAGAGAATTTTACGATAAATTTTATAAAGATGATCCTAGAAAAGAAGAAAAACTTGCTAGTAAATCCTTAGAATTTGAAATGGTTAATCAAATTAGAGATGAGCTGATATCACTTCTAGAGCCACTTTTTAAAATATCTAAGAAAAAAGCAAAGACAAGTATCCTAGTAGATGAAATTTATAAAATGATGAGTCATCCAAATTTTATAGCAGGTATTAACAATTACCAAACTATCTTAAAAGAAGAGAACGATTTGGATAATTATGAAGAAAATGCCCAGGTTTGGGATAAGCTCATGGCCATACTTGAAGAATTATATTCCTTGATGGGACATAGGGATAATGACATCAGGGGCATCTATAATATCATCAAGTCGGTTGCAGAAGACATTGAAATTGGAATCATCCCGCCTAGTAAGGACCATGTCACCATATCAAGTTTCAAATCACCAAGAATAGCAGATACTAGGATAAATTTTGCCTTAGGCCTTAACGATACATTTTTCCCATCCAAATCGACAGGAGATTTTATAATGGGCAAGGAAGAAAAGGAAAAACTCCAAGCTATAAACTTGGATTTAAAAATCTACGAAGAAGACTTAGAAGAAAAAGAAAAGCTAAACCTTTATAAGATCTTTGAAAAATCTGACAAGATTTACCTATCCTTTGCCTTAAGTGATAGAAGTGGAGCTGGTATAAACAAATCTCCAGTTTTAAATGGTATATTAAATATTTTTCCTAAGTTAAGAATAAATGACCTTACTAGTTTAAAAGAGGCAGACCTTATTTATTCCAAGGACCTTAGTCAAAAATATACTATGGATAACTTGTGGAAGATTAGAAGAGGAGAAAACATTAATGGCCTAGATTTTACAAAAACATATAAGTCCTATATCAAAAACTATGGTTCATATGATTTGTTACTAAAGGGCTTGTTTCATACTAATTATAAGCCATCTTTGCATTTAGACACCGCGCAAAAGCTCTATAGGAAGAATCATTTTAACATCACAGAAATTGAAACTTATTCTAGGTGCCCATATAGGTACTTTGTAAACTTTGGTCTAAGGCCAGCTTATGAGGAAAATTATGATGTCGATGCTAGAGAACTAGGAAGCTTGGTTCACAATTCTCTTGAAGATATATCAAAAATTTTGATGGATGCCGACCTTACTTCTATAGATTTTGATGAATTTGAATATCAACTAAGGGAAAATTTTGAAACTTCTATAGATAATATCATGGATAAGGCGAGAAAAGCTGACCCTAGAAATGTCTTTATAGTAAATAACATATTAAAAAATACCAAGGCCAATTCTAAGGAGATTATTAACCAATTGAAAGCAGGAGAATTTAAAGTTTCAGATGTGGAAGTTGATTTTGGCTATGGTAAGGATGGGGATTTCCCACCGGTTTATGTTGACGAAGAAAACTATCTGAGGGGAAGAATTGATAGGATTGACCAGGCTGATGATTTTATAAGGATTATAGACTACAAGACTGGCAACAAGGTATTTAAACTTATAAATGTCCTAAACGGTCTGGACCTACAACTCTTAGTTTATATGATGAGTGCAGATATCAAAAACGACTATATAAAGCCAATTGGTTCTTTTTATATGCCACTTTCTGACGAATTGGTCAAACTTGACCAAGCCTACGACAAGGAAGTCCTATCAAAGATCTACCAAGATAAGTTTAAAATGAATGGACTTTTAATCAAAATAAATGAAGAAGTTTTTAAGCTAATAGACAAAAACTATAGTGATATAAAAAGTATTGATGTGATTGATAGGAAAAACACCGATATTTTGGAAAAAGATGAGAAAATACTTTTGGATAAATTTGTTAGAAAGCTCATAAGCAAATACATCAAAGAGATAAAAATTGGAAATATAAAATTAAATCCAATCAGATATACAGACACAATGAACGAATGCCAATATTGTGACTATAAGGGTATTTGCAAGTTTGATGAGTCAATTGATAGTGACAAGTATAGAGATTTTGACAAGACTAAGAAACTAGAAGATTTAAGGAGTGAGGAGGAAGACTGA
- a CDS encoding aldo/keto reductase, which produces MKYFKLNDGIEVPAIGLGTFKITEEKDMDHTIESALEAGYTYFDTAKYYHNEDILGKYLKESGKKRSDYQIATKVWPSAFGYDATKKSLDDSLKDLKVDYIDVALIHWYGEGYKETWEVFNDYKNQGLIKSIGVCNFSIKQMTELLKGGPAPVLDQLESHPHLQDVDTHNFLKETNILHQAWSPLTQGKSNIFQEVVVKNLAKKYGKSPAQIILKWNISRGVMVLAKSSHKERIRENIDIFNFELTDEDMKAMASLDKKQRYSADPEDEKWLEEAGNI; this is translated from the coding sequence ATGAAGTATTTTAAACTAAATGATGGGATAGAAGTTCCAGCTATTGGACTTGGAACATTTAAAATAACAGAAGAAAAAGACATGGACCATACAATAGAATCAGCACTTGAGGCAGGATATACTTATTTTGATACAGCAAAATATTACCATAACGAGGATATTTTAGGCAAATACCTTAAAGAGTCTGGCAAAAAAAGATCAGACTACCAAATAGCTACCAAGGTTTGGCCAAGCGCCTTTGGTTATGATGCGACCAAGAAATCCTTGGACGATTCCCTAAAAGATCTAAAGGTTGACTATATAGACGTTGCTCTAATTCACTGGTATGGAGAGGGCTATAAGGAAACTTGGGAAGTTTTCAATGATTACAAGAACCAAGGACTAATCAAATCAATTGGAGTATGTAATTTTTCTATTAAGCAAATGACAGAGCTATTAAAAGGAGGCCCAGCTCCAGTCCTAGACCAACTAGAAAGCCATCCACATTTGCAAGATGTGGATACTCATAACTTCCTAAAAGAAACTAACATCCTCCACCAAGCTTGGAGTCCACTTACTCAAGGCAAGTCAAATATATTTCAAGAAGTAGTAGTTAAAAACTTAGCAAAAAAATATGGCAAAAGCCCTGCTCAAATCATACTAAAATGGAATATAAGCCGTGGAGTCATGGTCCTTGCCAAATCATCTCATAAAGAAAGAATAAGAGAAAATATTGATATCTTCAACTTTGAACTTACAGATGAAGATATGAAAGCAATGGCAAGCCTTGACAAAAAACAAAGATACTCTGCAGATCCAGAAGATGAAAAGTGGTTGGAAGAAGCTGGGAATATATAA